In a single window of the Amycolatopsis sp. cg5 genome:
- the menC gene encoding o-succinylbenzoate synthase has product MKIDLVELLHVEIPLVSPFRTSFGTMTSKDTFLLRVVADGAEGWSEFAADPEPLYCSEFVAGAEIVLATCLVPSVVALPDVSAARLEPAMAFVKGHHLAKAALETAVLDAELRAFGMSIGGYLGATASRVPAGVSVGIKASLPELLDDVERYLSEGYVRIKLKIEPGWDVAPVRAVRERFGYDLSLQVDANTAYTLADSSHLRRLDEFDLLLIEQPLPEDDMRGHALLAQRIQTPICLDESITSARDAATALALDACRIINVKPARVGGYLEARRIHDVAVANGVAVWCGGMLETGIGRAPNLALAALPGFLLPGDLSASNRYFAEDLTEPFVVEDGHVRVPSGAGIGVEPLPEMVKRFTTSRRVLYSR; this is encoded by the coding sequence GTGAAGATCGACTTGGTCGAGCTGCTGCATGTCGAGATCCCTTTGGTCTCACCGTTCCGGACCTCGTTCGGCACAATGACGAGCAAGGACACGTTCCTGCTGCGCGTGGTCGCCGATGGCGCCGAGGGGTGGTCCGAGTTCGCGGCCGACCCGGAGCCGTTGTACTGCTCGGAATTCGTGGCTGGCGCCGAGATTGTGCTCGCGACTTGCTTGGTGCCGAGTGTCGTCGCGCTGCCCGATGTCTCCGCTGCACGGCTGGAGCCCGCGATGGCGTTCGTCAAGGGGCATCATCTGGCCAAGGCGGCTCTGGAGACGGCAGTGCTGGACGCTGAGTTGCGCGCGTTCGGCATGTCGATCGGCGGGTATCTCGGTGCGACCGCCTCCCGAGTGCCGGCCGGAGTTTCTGTTGGCATCAAGGCGTCTTTGCCTGAGTTGCTGGATGATGTCGAGCGATACCTGAGCGAGGGCTACGTCCGGATCAAGCTCAAGATCGAGCCTGGCTGGGATGTCGCGCCGGTGCGTGCGGTTCGCGAGCGTTTCGGGTACGACCTTTCTTTGCAAGTGGATGCGAACACGGCGTACACACTGGCGGACAGTTCGCATTTGCGGCGGCTTGACGAGTTCGACCTGTTGTTGATCGAACAGCCGTTGCCTGAGGACGACATGCGCGGGCATGCGTTGCTGGCTCAGCGGATTCAGACGCCGATCTGCCTCGACGAGTCGATCACCTCGGCTCGGGACGCGGCCACCGCGCTCGCACTGGACGCTTGCCGGATCATCAACGTGAAGCCCGCGCGGGTCGGTGGGTACCTGGAGGCTCGGCGGATCCATGATGTCGCGGTCGCGAACGGGGTCGCGGTGTGGTGCGGGGGAATGCTGGAGACAGGGATCGGGCGTGCGCCGAACCTGGCTTTGGCGGCACTGCCGGGTTTTCTGCTGCCGGGCGACCTTTCGGCTTCGAACCGGTACTTTGCCGAGGACCTGACTGAGCCTTTCGTTGTCGAGGACGGTCATGTGCGGGTGCCTTCCGGTGCGGGGATCGGGGTTGAGCCATTGCCTGAGATGGTGAAGCGGTTCACGACCTCTCGGCGGGTGCTGTACTCGCGG
- a CDS encoding helix-turn-helix domain-containing protein, whose protein sequence is MTLESDRPSTLAALVDVLGEAVIRLVTAMDREVREAILFDTQAPLPETRDGLLLAVGVAQRAARAVIRDAAKAGFAGVVVKDYGDPLGDLAAIAERAGIGLLVVGEEVPWHSAHLLISSTLSTGVTGAATGPALGDLFALANAIAAASGGATAIEDPQQRILAYSTLKGQDVDDDRRQGILGRQVPGGDANTEQYRLLFHGNEVRHFPALGGGLPRLAVPVRAGGEALGSIWVVDGGALAPNAEEVLSGSAATAALHLLRIRATEELARRHQGRQLRRLLEGEAGPSDVDEEVPVRVAAFAITGSESGPGREQATLRLLDLVALRCEARYGRQSCVLIGRTVYALLPGKDDQRKLAEDIIAQAFSSLRIPVAAGLGGVVATPADAVQSREDADLVLRVVPSGVAAVEDVSGQVAVLRLRTALSTDTRLRQGLWQRLVDHDERHGTEHARTVLCYLDSACDVAATAQRLAVHPNTCRYRLRQMQEQLGFDLADPDERLVLWLQLRTLAGITLP, encoded by the coding sequence GTGACCCTCGAATCGGATCGGCCGAGCACACTCGCCGCGCTCGTCGACGTCCTGGGCGAGGCGGTGATCCGGTTGGTCACCGCCATGGATCGCGAAGTGCGTGAGGCGATCCTCTTCGACACACAGGCACCGCTGCCCGAAACCCGCGATGGGCTGCTGTTGGCCGTCGGTGTCGCCCAGCGTGCGGCGCGGGCGGTGATCCGCGACGCCGCGAAGGCGGGCTTCGCCGGTGTCGTGGTCAAGGACTACGGCGATCCCCTCGGCGACCTCGCGGCCATCGCCGAGCGGGCGGGAATCGGGCTGCTCGTCGTCGGCGAAGAGGTGCCGTGGCACAGCGCTCACCTGCTGATCTCGTCGACGCTGAGCACCGGGGTGACCGGTGCCGCGACCGGCCCCGCGCTCGGCGACCTGTTCGCGCTCGCCAATGCCATCGCGGCCGCGTCCGGCGGGGCGACCGCGATCGAGGACCCTCAGCAGCGCATCCTCGCCTACTCGACGTTGAAGGGTCAGGACGTCGACGACGACCGCAGGCAGGGCATTCTCGGCAGGCAGGTGCCCGGCGGCGACGCCAACACCGAGCAGTACCGGCTCCTGTTCCACGGCAACGAGGTCCGGCATTTCCCGGCGCTCGGCGGCGGCCTGCCGCGGCTGGCCGTGCCGGTGCGGGCGGGCGGCGAAGCGCTGGGCTCGATCTGGGTGGTCGACGGCGGCGCGCTCGCGCCGAACGCCGAGGAGGTGCTCAGCGGGTCGGCCGCGACGGCCGCGCTGCACCTGCTCCGGATCCGCGCCACCGAAGAGCTCGCCCGCCGCCATCAGGGCAGGCAATTGCGGAGGCTGCTCGAAGGCGAAGCGGGTCCGTCCGATGTGGACGAAGAGGTACCGGTCCGTGTGGCGGCCTTCGCGATCACCGGGTCGGAGTCCGGCCCCGGCCGGGAGCAGGCGACGCTCAGGTTGCTCGATCTCGTCGCGTTGCGCTGCGAAGCCCGCTACGGGCGCCAGTCCTGTGTCCTCATCGGACGGACGGTCTACGCGCTGCTCCCCGGCAAGGACGATCAGCGCAAACTGGCCGAGGACATCATCGCGCAAGCGTTTTCGTCCTTGCGTATCCCGGTCGCCGCGGGGCTCGGCGGTGTCGTCGCGACCCCGGCCGATGCCGTCCAGTCCCGTGAGGACGCCGACCTGGTGCTGCGTGTGGTGCCCTCGGGTGTGGCCGCGGTCGAAGACGTCAGCGGCCAAGTCGCCGTGCTGCGGTTGAGAACCGCGCTCTCGACGGACACCCGGCTGCGGCAAGGACTGTGGCAGCGGCTGGTCGACCACGACGAGCGGCACGGCACCGAGCACGCGCGGACCGTGCTCTGTTATCTCGACTCCGCCTGCGACGTCGCCGCCACCGCGCAGCGGCTCGCCGTGCACCCGAACACCTGCCGCTATCGGCTGCGCCAGATGCAGGAGCAGCTCGGCTTCGACCTGGCCGATCCCGACGAGCGGCTCGTGCTCTGGCTTCAGCTGCGAACGCTCGCCGGAATCACCCTTCCTTAA
- a CDS encoding amino acid permease yields MAEPEHAGGLKRSLGLGHLTMISIGATLGTGIFVVLGEAVPVAGPAIVVSFVLAGITALFSALSYAELAGMIPASGSSYSYTYATLGELIAWVCGWCLVLEYGVSVAAVAVGWGQYLNELLQLLFGFAIPDALSQPPGAGGVVNVPAVAVVVLAMVVLLGGAKESARVNAIMVAIKIGALLMFCAVAFTALRAGNLTPFFPLGLAGMSAGGAKLFFSYIGFDAASTAGEEAKNPQRDLPRAIVLSLVIITALYCLVALAAVGAMPWGRFEGAEAALSQVLSDATGVGSIWPVLLSVGAVVATSSVVLTVLYGQTRILFAMSRDGLMPGVFAKVNHKGVPAANTVLVSLFIAVLAAFVPLGSLADATSIGTLFAFGLVNLAVILLRRRNPDARRTFRVPFSPVTPLLGVGFCVYMMFSLGAITWVAFGLWMVGGLVLYFGYGIKRSRLDDRSR; encoded by the coding sequence ATGGCCGAACCCGAGCACGCGGGCGGCCTCAAGCGTTCGCTCGGCCTCGGGCATCTCACGATGATCAGCATCGGCGCGACGCTCGGCACCGGCATCTTCGTGGTGCTCGGCGAGGCTGTGCCTGTCGCGGGCCCGGCGATCGTGGTCTCCTTCGTGCTGGCCGGAATCACCGCGCTGTTCTCCGCACTGTCCTATGCGGAATTGGCGGGCATGATCCCGGCCTCTGGATCGTCCTATTCGTACACTTACGCGACGCTCGGCGAACTCATCGCCTGGGTCTGCGGCTGGTGCCTGGTGCTCGAGTACGGGGTGTCCGTCGCGGCCGTCGCCGTCGGCTGGGGCCAGTATCTCAACGAGCTGCTGCAGCTGCTGTTCGGCTTCGCGATCCCCGACGCGCTCAGCCAGCCACCGGGCGCCGGCGGAGTGGTCAACGTGCCCGCGGTCGCCGTGGTGGTGCTCGCGATGGTCGTGCTGCTCGGCGGCGCGAAGGAGAGCGCGCGGGTCAACGCGATCATGGTGGCGATCAAGATCGGCGCGCTGTTGATGTTCTGCGCGGTCGCGTTCACCGCGTTGCGCGCGGGCAACCTCACCCCGTTCTTCCCGCTGGGGCTGGCCGGGATGAGCGCGGGCGGCGCGAAACTGTTCTTCTCGTACATCGGTTTCGACGCCGCGTCGACCGCGGGCGAGGAGGCGAAGAACCCGCAACGGGACCTGCCTCGCGCCATCGTGCTCTCGCTGGTGATCATCACCGCGCTGTACTGCCTGGTCGCGCTCGCGGCCGTCGGCGCGATGCCGTGGGGCCGGTTCGAGGGCGCGGAGGCGGCGTTGAGCCAGGTGCTCTCCGATGCCACCGGCGTCGGCTCGATCTGGCCGGTGCTGCTCTCGGTCGGCGCGGTCGTGGCGACCTCCAGCGTGGTACTCACGGTCCTGTATGGACAGACGCGGATCCTGTTCGCGATGTCGCGTGACGGGCTGATGCCCGGGGTCTTCGCCAAGGTCAACCACAAGGGCGTGCCGGCGGCGAACACCGTGCTGGTGTCGCTGTTCATCGCGGTGCTCGCCGCGTTCGTCCCGCTCGGCAGCCTGGCCGACGCCACCAGCATCGGCACGCTGTTCGCGTTCGGGCTGGTGAACCTGGCCGTCATCCTCCTGCGACGGCGTAACCCCGACGCGCGGCGCACGTTCCGGGTGCCGTTCTCGCCGGTGACACCGCTGCTCGGGGTCGGGTTCTGTGTGTACATGATGTTCAGTCTCGGCGCGATCACCTGGGTCGCCTTCGGACTGTGGATGGTGGGCGGGCTGGTGCTGTACTTCGGCTACGGCATCAAACGGTCGCGGCTCGACGACCGGTCCCGTTAA
- a CDS encoding RNA polymerase sigma factor, with amino-acid sequence MDADIEALAAEAATDPAAMDRLLRRIQPEVLRRCGRFLPCREDAEEACQDVLLKVSANLPGFQWRSKFSTWLHTIVSNSSLSTYRSLKRRSDRQFSDESLELRPDPRTTSVIAGSRLDLLDALEKLDVSKPQVVRPFILREISQLTYAEIADELESPVGTVKSQVHDARQAIQQLLG; translated from the coding sequence ATGGACGCCGACATCGAGGCGCTGGCGGCCGAAGCCGCGACCGACCCGGCGGCGATGGACCGGCTGCTGCGCCGCATCCAGCCGGAAGTGCTCCGCCGCTGCGGCCGGTTCCTGCCCTGTCGCGAAGACGCCGAGGAAGCCTGTCAGGACGTGCTGCTGAAGGTCTCCGCGAACCTCCCCGGATTCCAGTGGCGCAGCAAGTTCAGCACCTGGCTGCACACGATCGTGTCCAACAGCTCGCTCAGCACCTACCGCTCGCTGAAGCGCCGTTCGGACCGGCAGTTCAGCGACGAGTCACTGGAGCTGCGGCCCGATCCGCGCACGACCAGTGTCATCGCGGGCTCGCGGCTGGATCTGCTCGACGCGCTGGAGAAGCTCGACGTGAGCAAGCCGCAGGTGGTGCGGCCGTTCATCCTGCGCGAGATCTCGCAGCTCACCTACGCCGAGATCGCCGATGAGCTGGAAAGCCCGGTCGGCACCGTGAAATCGCAGGTCCACGACGCGCGGCAGGCGATCCAGCAGCTGCTCGGCTGA
- a CDS encoding serine/threonine-protein kinase — MGAGGFASVWLARDDELGSPVAIKVLADNWASRLDVRERFLAEARLLRQADSERVLRVLDIGELPDGRPYFVTSFADGGSLEDRLDGPMPAEEALPILVDVAESVCVLHAMDVVHRDLKPSNVLFQGDRLVLADLGLAKALAHGSGLTQMAGSPGYMAPEQARQAGIVDERTDVYGLGALAHRLLTGTTVGAPDAPPIPRPLGTIVKKALQPDPAKRWPTMRALADELSGDLPRKRSKRALVIALCATLVIAGAAAVWWFVPRDTPVNTAAVNTPAPALTPPPSTPSTSDTPTSSSAAPSSSSSSSAPPSPTSTKTPVDPKLCKAEEIKVEHNEAARGSGNDIRWGAGLFFHTKARACDVDGYLTDFRLVLADGKVLPRKFGDGTGSPQRVTLTPDPPGAAGYWAEVSLTWSVETNKDGSAPQTPARAEFRLPGSSTWIKVPWGMGPVSDQIPVEVGPIGPAVN; from the coding sequence CTGGGGGCGGGCGGGTTCGCGTCGGTATGGCTGGCGCGTGACGACGAGCTGGGTTCGCCGGTCGCCATCAAGGTGCTGGCGGACAACTGGGCTTCGCGGCTCGACGTGCGCGAGCGGTTCCTCGCCGAGGCGCGGTTGTTGCGGCAAGCCGACTCCGAGCGCGTTCTGCGCGTGCTCGACATCGGTGAACTGCCGGACGGCAGGCCTTACTTCGTCACGAGTTTCGCCGACGGCGGCAGTCTCGAAGACCGTCTCGACGGGCCCATGCCCGCCGAGGAGGCGCTGCCCATCCTCGTCGACGTCGCCGAGTCCGTCTGTGTGCTGCACGCGATGGACGTGGTGCACCGCGACCTCAAGCCGTCGAACGTGCTGTTCCAGGGCGACCGCCTGGTCTTGGCGGATCTCGGCCTCGCGAAAGCGCTTGCGCACGGCTCCGGCCTGACGCAGATGGCGGGCTCCCCTGGCTACATGGCGCCGGAACAGGCACGCCAGGCCGGCATCGTCGACGAGCGCACCGACGTCTACGGGCTCGGCGCGCTCGCCCACCGGCTGCTCACCGGCACGACCGTCGGCGCCCCGGACGCGCCGCCGATCCCGAGGCCACTCGGCACCATCGTGAAGAAGGCACTTCAGCCTGACCCGGCGAAACGCTGGCCGACCATGCGCGCGCTCGCCGACGAGCTGAGCGGCGATCTGCCGCGCAAGCGGTCGAAGCGAGCGCTGGTGATCGCCCTGTGCGCGACACTCGTGATCGCCGGGGCCGCCGCGGTGTGGTGGTTCGTTCCACGCGACACCCCAGTGAACACGGCTGCGGTGAACACTCCGGCACCCGCACTGACCCCGCCGCCGTCCACACCGTCCACAAGCGACACTCCCACCTCCTCCTCCGCCGCCCCGAGCTCAAGCTCGAGTTCGAGCGCACCACCATCCCCGACCTCGACGAAGACCCCGGTCGACCCCAAGCTCTGCAAGGCCGAGGAAATCAAGGTGGAGCACAACGAGGCGGCGCGCGGCAGCGGCAACGACATCCGCTGGGGCGCCGGCCTGTTCTTCCACACCAAGGCGCGGGCGTGCGACGTCGACGGCTATCTGACCGACTTCCGGCTGGTGCTGGCGGACGGCAAGGTGCTGCCTCGTAAGTTCGGCGACGGCACGGGGTCACCGCAGCGCGTCACCCTCACCCCCGACCCGCCCGGCGCAGCGGGCTACTGGGCCGAGGTGTCACTCACCTGGTCCGTCGAAACCAACAAGGACGGCTCCGCACCACAGACCCCGGCCCGCGCCGAGTTCCGGCTGCCGGGATCGAGCACCTGGATCAAGGTCCCGTGGGGCATGGGGCCGGTCAGCGACCAGATTCCCGTCGAGGTCGGCCCCATCGGGCCCGCGGTGAACTAG
- a CDS encoding metal-sulfur cluster assembly factor, which produces MSDTVSPESETTPEHREGRTAADLPDQVEPAVELAKLEDVEEALRDVVDPELGINVVDLGLIYDIRVEPDNSATIDMTLTSAACPLTDVIEDQTAAALTGGGSGGLVSDFRINWVWMPPWGPEKITEDGREQLRALGFTV; this is translated from the coding sequence ATGAGCGACACCGTGTCTCCTGAAAGCGAGACCACCCCTGAACACCGCGAGGGTCGCACCGCCGCCGACCTGCCCGACCAGGTCGAGCCCGCCGTCGAGCTGGCCAAGCTCGAAGACGTCGAAGAGGCGCTGCGCGACGTCGTCGACCCCGAGCTCGGCATCAACGTCGTCGACCTCGGCCTGATCTACGACATCCGCGTCGAGCCGGACAACTCGGCGACCATCGACATGACGCTGACCTCGGCGGCCTGCCCGCTGACCGACGTCATCGAGGACCAGACCGCGGCCGCGCTGACCGGCGGCGGCTCCGGCGGCCTGGTGAGCGACTTCCGGATCAACTGGGTCTGGATGCCGCCGTGGGGTCCCGAGAAGATCACCGAGGACGGGCGCGAGCAGCTGCGGGCCTTGGGCTTCACGGTCTAG
- the sufU gene encoding Fe-S cluster assembly sulfur transfer protein SufU: protein MNLESMYQEIILDHYKNPHGRGLREPFDAESFQVNPTCGDEVTLRVKVDDGKVADVSYDGQGCSISQASTSVMTELVVGHTVEEAFTTMDAFVELMQGRGQVEPDEDVLEDGIAFAGVAKYPARVKCALLGWMAFKDAVARTDSGVETA, encoded by the coding sequence GTGAACCTGGAGAGCATGTACCAGGAGATCATCCTGGACCACTACAAGAACCCGCACGGCCGCGGCCTGCGTGAGCCGTTCGACGCCGAGTCGTTCCAGGTCAACCCGACCTGCGGCGACGAGGTGACGCTGCGCGTCAAGGTCGATGACGGCAAGGTCGCGGACGTGTCCTACGACGGCCAGGGCTGCTCCATCAGCCAGGCCTCGACCTCGGTGATGACCGAGCTCGTCGTCGGGCACACCGTCGAAGAGGCGTTCACCACCATGGACGCGTTCGTCGAGCTGATGCAGGGCCGGGGCCAGGTCGAGCCGGACGAGGACGTGCTGGAGGACGGCATCGCCTTCGCGGGCGTCGCCAAGTACCCCGCGCGCGTCAAGTGCGCGCTGCTCGGCTGGATGGCCTTCAAGGACGCGGTAGCCCGAACCGACAGTGGAGTTGAAACCGCATGA
- a CDS encoding cysteine desulfurase gives MTTTTANSVPLDVAAIRADFPILSRTVRDGKHLVYLDSGATSQKPTQVLDAERRFLETSNAAVHRGAHQLAEEATDAYEYGRARTAEFVGASPDELVFTKNATEGINLVAYAMSNAATAGPEASRFVVGPGDEIVITEMEHHANLVPWQQLCQRTGATLKWFGVTADGRLDLSNLDELITERTKVVAFTHQSNVLGTINPVRTLVDAAHKVGALVVLDACQSVPHFPVNFHELGVDFAAFAGHKMLAPYGIGVLYGRRELLEAMPPFLTGGSMIELVRMEGTTFAAPPQRFEAGTPMTSEAVGLGAAVDYLSVLGMDRVAAHEHVLTEAALAGLGEIPGVRVVGPTDMKDRGGLVSFVIDGVHPHDSGQVLDSLGIAVRVGHHCAWPLHRACGVASTVRASFYVYNELSEVDALVQGVREAQRFFGVA, from the coding sequence ATGACCACCACCACGGCTAACTCTGTGCCGTTAGACGTAGCGGCCATCCGGGCCGACTTCCCCATCCTGTCCCGCACGGTGCGCGACGGGAAACACTTGGTGTACTTGGATTCCGGAGCGACCTCCCAGAAACCGACGCAGGTGCTCGACGCCGAGCGCCGGTTCCTGGAGACCTCCAACGCGGCCGTCCACCGCGGTGCGCACCAGCTCGCCGAAGAGGCCACCGACGCCTACGAGTACGGCCGCGCCCGTACCGCGGAGTTCGTCGGCGCCTCCCCGGACGAGCTGGTGTTCACCAAGAACGCCACCGAAGGCATCAACCTGGTGGCGTACGCGATGAGCAACGCCGCCACCGCGGGACCCGAGGCTTCGCGGTTCGTGGTCGGTCCCGGTGACGAGATCGTCATCACCGAGATGGAGCACCACGCGAACCTCGTGCCGTGGCAGCAGTTGTGCCAGCGCACCGGCGCCACGCTCAAGTGGTTCGGCGTCACCGCGGACGGCCGTCTCGACCTGTCCAATCTGGACGAGCTGATCACCGAGCGCACGAAGGTGGTCGCGTTCACGCACCAGTCCAACGTGCTCGGCACGATCAACCCGGTCCGGACGCTGGTCGACGCCGCGCACAAGGTCGGCGCGCTCGTCGTGCTCGACGCGTGCCAGTCGGTGCCGCACTTCCCGGTGAACTTCCACGAGCTCGGCGTCGACTTCGCGGCCTTCGCCGGCCACAAGATGCTGGCCCCGTACGGCATCGGTGTCCTTTACGGACGCCGCGAGCTGCTCGAGGCCATGCCGCCGTTCCTGACCGGCGGCTCGATGATCGAGCTGGTCCGGATGGAAGGCACCACGTTCGCCGCGCCGCCGCAGCGGTTCGAGGCGGGCACCCCGATGACCTCCGAGGCGGTCGGCCTCGGCGCGGCCGTCGACTACCTTTCCGTGCTGGGCATGGACAGGGTCGCCGCGCACGAGCACGTGCTCACCGAAGCCGCCCTCGCCGGCCTCGGCGAGATCCCCGGCGTCCGGGTCGTCGGCCCGACCGACATGAAAGACCGCGGCGGGCTGGTCTCGTTCGTCATCGACGGCGTGCACCCGCACGACTCGGGACAGGTGCTGGACAGCCTCGGCATCGCCGTGCGCGTCGGGCACCACTGCGCCTGGCCGCTGCACCGCGCCTGCGGTGTCGCGTCCACCGTGCGCGCCTCGTTCTACGTCTACAACGAACTGTCCGAAGTGGACGCCCTGGTCCAGGGTGTGCGCGAGGCACAGCGTTTCTTCGGGGTGGCGTAA
- the sufC gene encoding Fe-S cluster assembly ATPase SufC, producing MPTLEIKDLHASVTTEEGPKEILKGVNLTIKSGETHAIMGPNGSGKSTLSYAIAGHPKYEVTSGEVLLDGENVLEMSVDERARAGVFLAMQYPVEVPGVSMSNFLRTAATAVRGEAPKLRHWVKEVKDEMNKLEISQEFAERSVNEGFSGGEKKRHEILQLALLKPKIAILDETDSGLDVDALRVVSEGVNEFKSNNDAGVMLITHYTRILRHITPDFVHVFADGRIVESGGKELADELEENGYVKYTGKAEPAAV from the coding sequence ATGCCTACGCTGGAAATCAAGGACCTGCACGCCTCGGTCACCACCGAGGAGGGCCCCAAGGAGATCCTCAAGGGCGTCAACCTGACCATCAAGTCGGGCGAGACGCACGCGATCATGGGCCCCAACGGCTCGGGCAAGTCCACTTTGTCCTACGCCATCGCCGGTCACCCCAAGTACGAAGTCACCTCCGGTGAGGTACTCCTCGACGGCGAGAACGTGCTCGAGATGAGCGTCGACGAGCGCGCCCGCGCCGGCGTCTTCCTCGCCATGCAGTACCCGGTCGAGGTGCCGGGCGTGTCCATGTCGAACTTCCTCCGCACCGCGGCCACCGCGGTCCGTGGCGAGGCCCCCAAGCTGCGCCACTGGGTCAAGGAGGTCAAGGACGAGATGAACAAGCTCGAGATCTCGCAGGAGTTCGCCGAGCGTTCGGTCAACGAAGGCTTCTCCGGCGGCGAGAAGAAGCGCCACGAGATCCTGCAGCTGGCGCTGCTCAAGCCGAAGATCGCCATCCTCGACGAGACCGACTCCGGCCTGGACGTCGACGCGCTGCGCGTCGTCTCCGAAGGTGTCAACGAGTTCAAGTCGAACAACGACGCCGGCGTCATGCTGATCACGCACTACACCCGCATCCTGCGCCACATCACCCCCGACTTCGTGCACGTCTTCGCCGACGGCCGCATCGTCGAGTCCGGTGGCAAGGAGCTCGCCGACGAGCTCGAGGAGAACGGCTACGTGAAGTACACCGGCAAGGCCGAGCCCGCCGCTGTCTGA